From the Hemitrygon akajei chromosome 24, sHemAka1.3, whole genome shotgun sequence genome, the window TACCACCACGCAAATTAACCGCTGGAATCTCACAGACATGAGCCCCTCCGTGCTTTACATCCGCAACTCCCTCCGCCGTCCTCAAACTACCCTCGGGGTCCAGCTCCTGTGTCTCAGGGACCGAGTTACCACCGTACGTGttagactgaccaggtcagtctTCCCCCAGCAGCGGGTGAACGGGTCGACATGAAACGGAGCCGGGTGGACACACGCTGACGAGATAGTGTAACTCCAGTGTCCAGCCCTAATCGGTCGCagcacactccggtggtcagcaGAGAACTTAGGAAAGTACCAGGACTTCCGAAAGCCCCCAATTACACACCTAAATCACTCTCGACAGCGCTGGGTGTCCGAGGGAGAGTGGAAACCCTTTGCTGACCACAGCGGTGCAAGGGACTGTCCGTGAACCCGAGTGTGTGTCAGACCAGACCTGGACAAAAACCAGCACCTGAGTCAGAGCCGGGATCGCAAATGTCAGGGCCTGGACTGGGTGGAACCCCGATTAGATCACTCGTTTCCTTCTGATGTTCCAGCGTGGAGTTTGCGGAAAGGGACAGACCTGGAGCGAGTGCGAAAAGTCCGATAAAACTCGCTCAAACTTCTTCAAAGTAGGAATCAGGTTCAGTTTCACTGAAATATGTCGTGAAATGCGTCGATTTGCGGCACCAGTACAGTTTAACACTTAAATTACtctaaattatttaatttaactatttatatatTAATACAAGTACTGCGAAGAAAGAGCGAAAGTATGAGGCAGTGTTGGtgagttcaatgcccattcagaaatcggatggcagaggggaagaagatattCCTGAATCTTCaactcctgtccctcctccctgatggtagtaatgagaagaggggtcttcaggctcctgtacctcctccctgatggtagtagtgagaagaggggtcttcaggctcctgtatctcctccctgatggtagtaatgagaagagggatcttcaggctcctcatcactaccatcagggaggaggtacaggagcctgaagatccctcttctcattactaccatcagggaggagatacaggagtctgaagacccctcttctcatcactaccatcagggaggaggtacagaagaggggtcttcaggctcctgtacctcctccctgatggtagtagtgagaagaggggtcttcaggctcctgtacctcctccctgatggtagtaatgagaagaggggtcttcaggctcctgtatctcctccctgatggtagtaatgagaagaggggtcttcaggttcctgtacctccttccctgatggtagtagtgagaagaggggtcttcaggctcctgtacctccttccctgatggtagtagtgagaagagggcttgtcctgggtagtgggggtccttaatgacggatgctgccttttcTTTGAGGCATCGccgtttgaagatgtcctcgactgTAGGGAGACTACACAATATGAACAGTTTTCTGCCTGTCTGAACGGGCGATGAGCCTATAAACACATTTTCGCAACTCTTTTTGTGTGTTATTATAATAACTAATAGTGTTTTACTGTCTTACATTCTACTGATGCCAGAAAACAACGAATTTTATGTCAAGTCAGTGATAAGAAAGCTGATTTGGAGTTAGTCGCTGTCATTTTCCCAAAGGGAACCCCGTACCCATCTGCAGAGTCCCCGTGCTGTACTCACCAGCTCTGCCCTCACCCAGCCCACGGCCTCGGCGATGTTGGCAAAGCcgcagatggtgtggagggagatgtcGATCCTGGCGCTGGCTTTCTGCCCGGGGGACAGGACACTATTCCCACCTCCTGCTCCCGGCTGATGATCGGACTCGCCGCTCCCCTTCCAGGGCTGAACCTCGAGCTTCTCCTTCCACTCAGAGAAGGACGGCCTCCGGGTCTGAAGTTTCAGCTTCTCGGTCAGCGCCTTCACTTGCCGGAGGTCATCGTCAGAGTCGGCGTCCTCCTGCACTAGGGACATGATGGTCCCGCCGCTCCCGCTACTCCACCACAGTGACGAGACAGCGGGCAGCCCGCACTTTAATACACTAGCAGGACTAACCATTACCAGAGCCGCCCATTCACCTTAAAGGGGCCGCGCCGGAGCTCCGAGCCGTGCACACGAGCCAATGGAATTTCAAAGATGTTCATCGTTTTATacaaaaacaacaaatactgTCAGTGGTGAAAATATGAAAAACACTCTATTCGGCCTCTCCTCCCAATCTTAAAACTTTCTCATCACCGTCTTTGCTCAGGTCCCGCGAAAGGATCGAGGCGATGCCCTCCCCTCATTACTAACatcaaggagcctgaagacgcacaatCTTTTgcgaacagcttctttcccaccgtcatcagatttccgaaAAGTCCATGAATCCAAAATcaatttttccctctccctctctgcctctcccctccctccctcccctctccctccctctccctctccctctctgcctctcccctctctctccctccctctccctcccctcccctctccctctccgcctctcccctctctccctctctgcctctcccctctctccctctccctctctgcctctcccctccctctccctccctctccctcccctcccctcgccctctctgcctctcccctctctccctctccctctctgcctctcccctccctctccctctctgcctctccctcccctcccctcgccctctctgcctctcccctctctccctctccctctctgcctctcccctccctctccctcccctccctctccctctctgcctctcccctccctctctgcctctccccttccctccctcccctccccctctctacctcgcccctcctctcctcccctccctttacctctctgcctcttctctccctctccctaccctgcctctctccctctctacctcttcccttcctcttcctctcctccctccttctccctcccctctttctctcttccccactctgcctccttctcttcctctctctcctcactcctcccctccctgcctgtctcttccttccctctccctctctgttcctctcccgctcctgtccctctccatcgctcttccctctctccctctttctccccctctccttctcccctccctcaacctctctccctctcccctctcctcccttttCTGCACACACATTGTttttctgtcaccttcctgtcagtgtgAACCAGTTTGGACATTctgctctgatctctctcattaacaaggtgttttcactcacAGCATCATTGGTgttgtttgtttttcacaccattctctgcaaattccagagactgttgtgcaggaAAATCCCAGGCGATTGGCAGTTTCtttgatactcaaaccaccccatctggcaccaacaatcattttacAGTCAACATcacttcttcctcattctgatgtttggtccaaagaacaactgaacctcagaAGTTTATTTTTGGATTGAGTTGCACCCATTTACTCTGGGTGGCCTTGTCAAGTTGTATTTTTCAATCAATACTTAAGATTAATTATAGTTATGACTATACTGTTCCTTGTGAGATCTTAATGTATATATATAGGATACATTTCAGTAGCCATCACAGTTCATTAGTAATTCATCGTTTTGCAAGCACTTGGGATGATCTGAGATCAAAAGGAGTGATCATTTTTTCTTTGCCATATCTCCTTACACATCCATTATAGAAATGACTGTATGTATTTAACGTGGTCATTTCAGTCTAGTTTGGATTTGAGCCTGTATACATTTTGGTTCATTAATTATCCAGTGAGTTTTTTAAATTGTTGATTTGGTTTTCAGCGAGGACTGCTCTCTCCCACAGCTCCCATGGGATTCTGAACCAGTCACCAAACAGATGGCTCTGATGAATATGGCCATTAACAAGAGCTCAATCCATTGACAAGGAGAAATCATCTGGTGATTTATCGAATGCCATCCAGTAATGTGAACATACTGAaaaccaaatggcctactcctgcacctattttctatgtttctatgtttctagggcCACCCGATAAAGCAAACTCACATCacaactgcaggaggaactccgCATCTCAGTCAGTACCAATGGACAGAAATGAACAGTGATGCAAAGTCATCGAGCTCGATAACTTTTGGTAATCACCTCTCTCTGCCATCCCCCTTTTTCCATTCCGCATTCTGGTTACCCCCTCAACCCTTCTCTTCTGCACCACCCTGCCAtgacctgcccattacctccctgagtcctgatgaagggcctcagcccgaaatgtcaactgtttattcacctccatggatgctgcctggcctgctgagatcctgtaGCAGTCTGAGTGTGCAACCTCCCTCTAGTTCCCTACTTGCTTCCCTTTCTTCCGTGGTCCACCATCCTCTCCAGTCAGATTACTTCTTCTAGAGCAGAGGCACCCAACCCTTTTTACCCATGGATCCCTGCCATGAAttgaggagtccatggacccctgttCTAGACTCTAGAAAACACACACGCAATGCCGGAggaacagcagatcaggcagcatctgtggaggagaataaacagtcaatgttttggcccgagtgccttcatctggactggaaaggaagtgggaaagaGCCATAataagaaaggagggggaggagtacaaactgACCAGGTGATACGAGAGATCAGgtcaggggaaggtgggtggttgggtgggtggaggaaggcggatgaagtaagaagctgggaggggaacaggtggaagAGTCCtgttgccctgctgagttccttcagcattttgcatcttgatttctagcatctgtgaaactcatcttcttcagccttttaccacTTCCacctgtctggtgtcagtggtcgcataaccaggacttgtgatgtgcaccggccgctcatacgaccatccaccacctgctcctgtggcttttcgtgaccctgatcaggggctaaacaggtactacaccttgcccaagggtgacctgcaggctagcagagggaaagagcaccttacacctcctttggtggagacgtatTTCCACACCGCCACCCATTGTGTTGAATAAATAAAAACTATTACTATGTTATAAAGTAGAGCAAAGGAGGAATAGCGAttgtcatgggttcatggacctttcagatGGCTGAGTGGGAGAAGCTAATGTTAATaatggaagagggcatgtcctggatggtgagggtccctaatgatggatccTTCCCTCTTGAGGCACtgcattttgaaggtgtccttgatggaggggaggttgtgcccctgatggagcaggctgagtttACAGCCTCACACACAGCAGGATGGAAGATGAAACGCGCCCTTCTTCCGCAGCCTTGAGGAAGAGGACGGCTCACAGCCAGACGGGTCGATGATCTGCCATGTCAGTCTGTATGACAGACAGGTCACAGACAGCAAGCCTCCCAGAACATCCCATCCTCTTGCACAGAGGTCTCAGACGACAGTGAGACTGTCTCAGACCTGCTCACCTGACTTGGAACATCCAGCAGtcaaatgtcatccattttatgCCTTCCACATCATCCGGGTAGCGAAGTACATTCCCCCTTAGGCCAGTGTCGGGCAGGCTCTGGAGGAGATGAACACTGGCATCAGCAGGTATGAAACAgtgcaccctgatgccttccttatcattgcaggggatttcaaccaggccagcctgaacaactaccaccaactaCCTgtagaaccagaggagccaacacacttgatcaCGGTTATACCACCATCAGCAAATGCTTATTGTACTATCTCATGCCCGCTTTTTGGAAAGTCCGATCACCTGGCTGAACTCCAACTCCCGATATACAGGCAGGGACTTAAGATCACAGCACcggtggtgaggaccaagaaggtatggtcaagggaggcagaggagtgtgTACAATTCTGATTTGAGTCCGTGGACAGGACActattcaaggattcatctttaagtctgaatgaatacaccacagtggtcaccaacttcatcaagacctgtgtggatgagtgtgtgccttcaaggacACGCCGGAAATATCAgatcaaaagctgtggatgaagcaGAGGATTCGTAACCTGCTGCAGGCGAGATCTGAGACATTCAAGACCAATGATCCAGAACTATAAAAGAAGTTTGAGTACGACCTGCTGTAACCCACTCACTGGGCTCATATACAACTCAGTTCGTTAGCTAGCTCTGccaacagccacgtgactcagcagtgagagagacacctttcataaacaatatacatcGGTAGGATTCATGGTTCAGCCAAACAGGAACTTTGTGATGCTCCTGTTAAAGAAACCTCATTCAGggcgaatgctgtgtaaatactgtccATACACAATTATCGATTGGCAAGAAATAAGAGATTATAAACTgaataaaattataaaggaagcATGTTTACCaacttcagctttatcaaacagtcattagaagaaaaaaaagagagagaaaaaatgaaagggtccattacagttaaaccagtccaatgtgcacatgaACTTCGGAGCTCGTCTCTTCCAAAGCTGGGTATAACCATTACTTATGGTGCTGAACTCatggtctgtgtgaaagcacCCGCCACAGTCTGAACTTCCCTCAAAGtccatctcagacaggctctctctcaggagtattggccctCCTTGAAGCTTGCATgtgccacttgtgctggcaactcattccaccctctaagtgaagaaaaagtttctcctcatgttccccttaagcttttcacctttcacccttaacccatgacctctggttgtagtcccacccaacttcagtggaaagagcctgcttccatttacactatctatacctctcataattttgtataccgcgatcaaatcttctctcagtcttctgtgttccaaggaataaagtcctaacctattcaatctttccttataactcaggccctcccacaacttactaaccctagcaCATCTGCTACAGGAGGGTGGGTTGGGTAAGGGAGTATTATTGTAGTAGTGTTCGACCCTAAGTGGCCACGAGTTCAAACCTGTTGGttttaacaaatgtaaaaaagAACACTGCAATTACGCATTAACTATGCAGTTTATTCTTCTAAATATTTGTTTTATGATGAATAAACTTTATTTTAATTAAAGAAACACCAGCTGTGCTAAGGTGAATTGCATGCTGTGGCCTCCAGGCTAATTTTCTGATGGTCACCCATCAAGCTAGTAAAACTACAATCTCAGACTAGCAGTTCCAACGGCTTCAGTGTCTCAGTTTTGCACAAAGATTGTGCAAGAAGGTTGCAGTTCTGGGCTAAAGGACATTCCAGCTCGGTTCAGCTGAAAATGTTACGAGAGGCTGCAAACATCAATGAAAAATGTAgttcacctaccaacaggaaCGGTGCAAACTCACACTCCCTCCTGTCATCCCTCATGCTTTCCACTGTGCTTTGTCAGCTCTGACAAGTGAGGAGATGATTGCATCTCCCACAATA encodes:
- the fam167b gene encoding protein FAM167A; this translates as MVSPASVLKCGLPAVSSLWWSSGSGGTIMSLVQEDADSDDDLRQVKALTEKLKLQTRRPSFSEWKEKLEVQPWKGSGESDHQPGAGGGNSVLSPGQKASARIDISLHTICGFANIAEAVGWVRAELREMQSLDHQLARKLMCLRREIHRLKVEQVCHQHKEMLDDVTYGLEECEEQSDLLCDIPLKAAFSLSTPLKHIGVTKMNINSRRFSLS